The Anaerolineae bacterium genomic sequence AGACAGCGGCGAAGGGATGAAGGGAAGTGAGCACCTCTTGCCTCCGCTCCCACTCATCGCGTCTCCCCCTCTCCCCCTCTCCTCTTCTCCCCGTCTCGGTGTCTCTGTGTCTCTGTACCCAACCCCTACGCCGGCATGACCACTTCGCAGTAGCGATGCGTCTCCGCCGACTCCCGGGCCCAGAGGCAGGTGAGGGCGCTGAGGATGCCTGCCTCCATGGGACTACGTGAGGGCGCCCCGTCCCGCATTGCCCGTAGGAAGTCCAGGCACAGCTCCCGATCCCCGCCAAAGTGGGACATGTCCCCCGTGGGTCGGATGGTCTCCTCCACCGGCGACTGGTGCTTGTAGACGTGGATGGCGTTCTCGTACCAGTCGAAGTGGATGGTCCCCTTGTAGCCATACAGACGCGCCCCCCGCCGGGCGGCCTTGTGTCGGGCGAAGACGTTCTGGGTGTAACTACACTGAGCCCCGTTCTCGTACTCGATGATGACGTTATTGATGTCCTCGTTCTTGATGTCTTTGGAGAACAGGCACATGCGCGGGGAGTCCGTATCCACCTCAGAGCCCTGGTACCTCTGGTAGTAGAGGTTGTAGGGGCTCTCGGGGCAGGTCTCCCACTCCTCACAGTCGGTGCACTTGAGGTCGAAGGGTTTGTCCTCCCGACCACCGTAGACGCGCTGGGCTTTCATGGCACACAGAATCTTCGGCCGCTGGCCCATCAGGTAGTGGATGTAGTCCAGGTCATGCGTGGCCTTCTGCAGGAACAGCCCACCCATCTCGTTGTAGTCGCGGTACCAGCGGCAGAAGTAGTGCTCGCCGTAGGGCACATCGTTGAAGGCGATGACATGCTCGACGCTGCCGATGGTCCCGGCGTCAACGATCTCCTTGACCATCTGTAGCAGCGGACTAACCCTGAGAGGGAACGAAATGACCGTGGGCGCCGGGTAGCCACGGAATGTCTCATCCAGCTGCTTGAGCTGCTCGAAGGTGATGGCCACCGGCTTCTCCAGGAACAGCGGCAACCGGTAGGGAGCCACCTTGCAGGCCATCTCGGTGTGCAGGCGACACCGGGTGCCGACCATGACGCCATCCAGCGCGGTACTCGCCAGCATCTCGTCCGCGTTGTCGAAGAACTCCGTGCCCTCCAGGAAGGGGTCGCCCTGCGCAGCGATCTCCTCCCAGCGCGGATCGGCGATGGCCGCCACCCGGTAAGGGATGCTGTACTGGCCCAACCGCTTGGCCATGTTGGAGACCCGCCCACCGTAGCCGATAATGCCTACCCTGAGCATGCTTCACCTCGTCCAGAAGCGCCTCCCCGGCCTAGGGGGAGAGCGCAGAGTGCTGCCGATTGTTGGCCTAAGCCAGTGCGTGTGGCCAGCCGAGCCGCCTGAGGAAGCGGCCCTCAGGGGCCTCGCGCAGAGACGCCAAGGCGCAGGGAAGTGAGGAGACGTCTTTGCGTGAGACTCCATGGTGCAGGCGGTTAGTGCTGCAGGATCCTGCCCAGGAACAGCTTGGTGCGCTCGTGCTTGGGCTCGTGGTAGAGACCGTCAGGGGTGTTCTCTTCCACGACGCGCCCCTCGTCCATGAAGATGATGCGCCGTGCCGCCGCTCGGGCGAATCCCATCTCATGTGTGACCACCACCATGGTCATGCCCTCGCTGGCCAGATCGAGCATCACGTCCAGCACTTCCTTGATCATCTCCGGATCGAGGGCCGAGGTGGGCTCGTCGAAGAGCATGATCTTGGGCTGCATGGCCAGGGCCCGGGCGATCGCCACCCGCTGCTGCTGACCTCCGGACAGCTTGTCCGGGTACACGTCCGCCTTCTCTGGAATGCCCACCTTCTGCAGAAGGTCCAGGGCGATGTCCCTGGCTTCCTTCGGGTTCCGCTTGCGCACCACTCTCTGGGCCAGGGTGATGTTGTCCAGGGCGGTGAGATGGGGGAACAGGTTGAACGACTGGAACACCATTCCCACCTCGGCACGGATCTTGTTGATGTCGGCCGCCCTGTCGGTCAGTTGCATGCCGTCCACCACGATGGTGCCCGAGTCTATGGACTCCAGGTGGTTGATGCAGCGGAGCAGTGTGCTCTTGCCGCTCCCGCTGGGCCCGATGATGACCACCACCTCGCCCGCATCAACCGAAGTGGTCACCCCTCGAAGCGCGTGGACGCCGCCGGGGAACCGCTTGTGCACGTCCTGCACCTGGATTATGGGCCCGCCGTTCCGTCTAGCGTTCATCGCGGCTCATCCTCCTCTCCAGCGCTCGAGCCAGCCCGGAGAGCAGGAAGGTCAGCACCAGATAGGAGACAGCGACCATGTTCCAGCTCTCGAAGGCCCGATACGTCCGGCTCATGTACAGCCTGCCCTGCCGCGTCAGGTCGGCCACAGACAGCACCGACACAAACGAGGAGTCCTTGAGCAGAGCCACGCCGTCGTTGGCCAAGGGCGGCAGAACCCGGCGGATCGCCTGAGGCAGTATGATGTAGCGCATGGCCTGAGCGTAGCTCATGCCCAGCGAACGGGCAGCCTCCATCTGCCCTCGATGGATGGACTGAATGCCGGCGCGGAACACCTCGGCGATGTAGGCTCCGTACCCCAGGCCCAAACCCAGAACGGCCGCGTTGAACTCGCTGAAATCCACATTGCTGCCCAAAGCTTCGCTCAGGAACCCCTTCACGAAGGGCCGGATGACGAAGCCCAGATAGAGCACCTGCACTAGCATGGGCACGCCCCGGAACACCTCGACGTACACAGTGGAGACGGTGTACGGATGCAGCACCCGGGGAGCCAAATAGAGCACCACCGCTAGAGCGCTGCCCAGGGCCGGGCTCAGTGGTGGCAAGGCGCTCACGAACCGGGTGCCCACCAGGTAGATGCCCAGGCCCGCGACCACTCTCACGGCACCCTTAGGGGCGTAGTCGGACCGAAGCACGCTGCTGAACCCGGCCGGCTGCTTGGACACCCGGCCCAGCCCAGCGATGAGGCCCAAGATCACTGCCAGCATGAACGAGTAGAGCGTCACCAGGATGGTGACGCGAGCGCCTATGGCCAGGAACTGCAAGATGTCTACACTGACGGTGGTCCAGCTCACGTCCACGGCCGCCTCTCGCATGAGCTCGGCCGCCTGTCCTGCCACCCGGGTGGCTACCTCCACCTGGATCACGGTAGTCCTCCCGCCCTTGAGGGGTGCGAGTTCCCACACTACCTGAGCCCCCTCTTGCCGGGTGGGAGCAGGCACAGCCGAGATCAGCTCCATCCCAGCCGGCAGCTGCTCGGTGAGCACCAGCCTGACAGCCTCGGCCGGGCCGGCGTTCCGCACCTCCAGGGTGTAGGTCAGCGTACCGCCGGCGGGCGTCCTGGCAGCAGGCACCTCACGGAGAACGTCCACCCGAGCCGGCGAGAGGACGAAGAGCAGCACCAATATCCCCAGCCCGACCAGTACCAGCACCCACCAGGGCACGCTGTCGGTCCAGCCGAAAATCGCGGTGGCGGCCGTCCGAGGCCGCTCCAGCGCCGGCGCCTTACTGAGTGACTTAGTCGTCATAGCCCTATCCTAGCCGGGAACCCAGCCTACCCCGGTTCAGGTTCTCAACCGCGGGTCCAGGGCATCGCGCAGGCCGTCACCCAGGAGGTTGAAGCCCAGAACCGTGAGCATGATAGCCAGGCCGGGGAAGAAGACGGTATGGGGAGCAGTAAACACCAGGTTGCGGTGCTGCGCCAACATTAGCCCCCATTCAGGCTGCGGCGCCTGGGCGCCCAATCCGATGAAGCTGAGAGCGGCTGCCTCTAGGATGGCGGTGCCGATCCCGAGGGTGGCCTGAACGATCAGAGGCGTCAGCGAGTTGGGGAGCACGACGCGGAAGAGGATGCGCCCCGGCCCCGCCCCGATGGCCCGAGCTGCCTCTACGTAGTCCAGTTCCTTCACCGAGAGGATGCTCGCCCGGGCGATTCGGGCGTACACCGGTATGGAGACGAACGCGATGGCGTACAGGGCGTTCATCAGTCCTCGCCCGAGGATGGCTACCACGCCGATGGCCAGCAGCAAGCTGGGGAAGGCCAGCATTATGTCCATCAGGCGCATGAGCAGATCGTCCGTACGTCCACCCACGTAGCCCGCCACCGCGCCCACTAGCGTCCCCACGATCAATGCGCCCCCTACGGTGAAGAAACCGATGAAGAGCGATATGCGCGCGCCGTACATCACTCGGCTGAGCACGTCCCGGCCCAGTGCGTCCAGCCCCAGGATGTGCTCCGCCGAGGGGGGCGCGTTTCGGGCGCTGAGGGTCTGCGCCGTAGGGCTGTATGGGGCGATGACTGGCGCCAGGAGCGCGGTGAGCAACAGGAGACCCAGGATGGCACCTCCGGCGATGGCCACTGGGTTGCGCCTCAGGTGACGGAGGGCGTCCCGTGTCGGAGTCCGCACCTGCTCCCGCCCCTCGGAGCGGGCGACAGAGGCCGCCGGGTAAGGGGGGCTTGCTTGGCTCAATCGTAGTGAATTCGCGGGTCTATCCACGCGTAGGTCAGGTCCACCAGAAGATTGACGAACACGAACACGGCAGCAATCACCAGCACCGCACCCTGCACTATGGGGTAGTCACGGGCCAGGATGCGATCCACCACCAGCCGCCCTACGCCCGGTAGGGAGAACACCGTCTCGGTCAGGAAGGCGCCACCGAGAAGGTAGCCGAACTCGAGGCCTATGGTGGTCACCACGGGAAGCAGGGCGTTCTTCATCGCATGCCGCAGCAGGACCATCCGATGCGGCAGGCCCTTGGCCCGCGCCGTACGAACGTAGTCCTGACCCAGAACCTCCAGCAGGCTGGAGCGGGTCATCCGGGCGATGATGGACATCGGGATGGTAGACAAGGCCATGGCCGGGAGGGCAAGGTGTTTGACGGTATCCCAAAAGCCCCGCAGGTTCCCGGTCAGCAAGGTGCTCAGCAGGTAGAAGCCGGAGATGAAATCCAGCAGTCCCCTGGTCCAGCCGGGCGCCGAATCGGGCAGGCCCCAGGCAGCGGCCAAAGGTGTCAACTGCACGCCCACCGTCGTGCGCCCGGAAGGAGGAAGCCACTGCAGTCGGAAGGCAAAGACGAACATGAGGATCAGGCCGAGCCAGAAGATGGGCATGGACACCCCTATGTTGGCCACCGCCATGGTGGCCAGGTCCACTGCGCTTCCCCTGCGCAGGGCAGCTAGGAACCCCGCGCTCATACCCACCGTCACGGCCACGAACATCGAGGCGAGCGTCAGCTCGAAAGTCATGGGGAGACGATCCGCCAGTTCGCTCACCACCGACTGGCCTGTCTTGACCGAAGTCCCCAGGTCGCCACGGAGTATGCTGGTGACGTAGCGATAGAACTGGACGTGGAGGGGGTCGTCGAAGCCCATGCGCTCGTTGAAGGCGGCGCACATCTGGTCGGTGGCTCGTTCGCCCAGCATCACCCTGCAGGGATCGCCTGGGATCAGGCGCAGCATGGCGAAGGTCACCACCGTGATGCCGAGCAGGACAGGCACGAGCATGACCAGGCGTTGGGCCACGTACCTGGTCATTCCCTCTCCCTGGCCCGCTCGGGCTCCCGCTTACCTCCGGGAGGCTCTCCTTCCGTCGTCATCTCCTCCGACCCGGCAAACAAAGAAAGGTGTGGGTCCTCGCGACCCACACCTTTCCCCATCCAAGGCCTAGTCTCCCTTGAAACCGCCAAAGAAGGTGGCGAAGTAGTAGAACTCGCCGGTACGACCTACGTGCAGCGGGTTCTCGGGGTCCCACTGCCGCTGGAAGTTGATTACCACCGCATCAGCGTTGAAGGGAGTACCGTCGCTAAAGGTCACCCCTTGACGGAGGGTGAAGACCCACTGGGTGGCATCCTCGTTGACGTCGTAGGAGGTCGCCAACGCCGGGCGCACTTCGGTGGTCCCAGGGATGAACTCCAGCAGTCCGTCGAAGATCTGAGAGCAGACCTCAAAGGACTCACCATCGGTCTCGTCGGTGCAGTCCAGCGAGATGGCGTCGCCGTTCTTGGCGTAGATCAACGTGTCGGCGCCGGGCTTGGAGACAGGTGCGTAGACCTCGGTGTTCAGGGGGCTGGCCAGTAGACCTTCGACATCGGCCGAAGCCGCCATGGCCGAGCCACCATGGGCGATGGGAACCATCACGGCGTATTCTTTGAGCAGCTCGTTCACCTGGTCGTAGAGCGGTTGGCGCTCGGCCGGATCCGGCAGCCTAGCGGCCTGGGTGAGCAGCTCTACGATGTCGGGGAACGGTTGGCCGAACTGATCGCCCGCGCCCGTGCCCATGAAGTGGAAGTCCAGCCAGTTGGTGGGATCGGGATAATCGGCCAACCAGCCGAGCAGACCCATCTCGAAGTCGCCGGCGGCGGCGCCGTCCAGGAAGGCGCCCGACTCCACCACGTCAATGGTCACTCGCACGCCGCACTCAGCCAGCTGGGCCTGAATGGCCTCCGCCACCTTGGAGGGCTCGGGCAGGTAGCCACGGGCCACTTCCCGCAGGCTCAAGGTAGCATCCAGACCATCCGGGTACCCGGCCTCGGCCAGGAGGCCTCGGGCCATCTCCACGTCGCGGGGATACCAGGTGAGCCCCTCCGTGTGTCCCAGAAGCCCGGGCGGCATGAACTGCTCCGCCACTAGAGAGGCGGGCGGGTAGAAAGCATCCAGCAAAGCCTGTCGGTCGAGGCACATTGCCACAGCCTGGCGCACTCGCTGGTCGGAGAACTTCTCCACGTCGCGGTTCATCCAGAGGTAGCCGATGTTGAAGGGCGGACGCTCCAGAACCTGGATATTGGGGTCAGCCTCGGCCACCGGGAAGTCATCGGTGCCCAGGTTGTTGATGATGTCCACCGTGCCGGCCTGAAGCTCCAGGAACCGCGCCGCCGCCTCGACCACCGGCCTCATGACCAGAGTCGGGGTCTTGGGGGGCTCGCCCCAGTAGTTGGGGTTGGCCACCAAAGTGATGTGGTCGTCACGCACCCACTCCTGCAGCACGTACGGTCCCGTCCCCACCGGGTTGACTCCCAGTTCGCCTCCGCCGCCGTACTTCTCCAGGTTGGCCGGGCTGTGGAAGGCCATGGCGCCAAAGGCCACCTTGTATGGCAGCGCCGGGTCCGGGTTACAGAGCTCAATACGGACGGTGTACTCGTCCACCGCCACCACGTCCTTGAGGTTCCCCACCCCACCGCACACGTCGGCCACACCTGCCGGCTCCTCTGCAGCCGGCGCGGTGATCCACTTGCTGTAGATCTCGTCGTAAGTCCCGTCCGCCTTGATCTCTGCCAGCGCCTGGTTGATGGCAGCCAGTAGTTCCGGACGGCTCTTGTTGACGGCTATGCCGTACTGCTCCGACGTCAGCATACCCGGAATCAGCCGCAGATTGGACTCCGGGTTGTTGGCCATGTAGCCCTCAGTCACGGGAAGGTCGTTGACCACTCCCTCCACGTCGCCACTGATCAAGGCCTGGAAGGCCAACAGAACGTCATCGTAGCGGCGAACGTTCTCCTCGCCGTAGCGGTCGGTCGCCTCCATGTCGCCCGTGGTGCCTAGTTGCACCCCGATGGGCTGGCCCTCGAGGTCCTCCGCAGCCTGGTAAGGCGAGTCTGCCCGGACCACGAGCGCCAGGCCGGCGTCGAAGTACGGATCCGAGAAGTCCACTATCTGGGCCCGTTCGGAGGTGATGGTGGCCGCCGAGATAACGGCGTCGAATTCGCCGCTCTGCAAGGCTACGAAGATGCCATCGAAGGGCGTATCCACATACTCGACCTCGAAGCCCGCCCGCTCGGCAATGGCGTTCATAAGGTCTATGTCGAACCCGACGATGTTACCACTCTCGTCCTTGTTCTCGAACGGCGGGTAGGCGGCCTCGGTGCCGACGCGGATAGTCCCGAAACCCTCAGCAGCAGGTGCTGCCGGTGTATCGGTGGCCACAGCCTCGGGCGGAGCCTCCGTGGGAGCACCGCCACACTGGGCCAGCCCCATTACGGTCACAATCAGGACGAGCGCGCACAGAACCCTTCCCCTCCTGCTCATCTACCTCTCCCTCCTTGCTTCACTCGGTCGCGATGAGTCGTTACCGGCCAGGAATGAGGCAGCACGAGCGGACTACCACCGCCGTCGGTGCTCGGCCGGCAGGCCATGCCTGACCACGGAAGTCGCCCATTCGCACTGTTGCTGCAATATAGGGCAGCGCTCTGATTGCGTCAACAGCGGTACAGGGGATCCCCACCCACAGTGGTCGCAGCGGCGGCGGGGCCGCAGCCCCGCCGCTCATCATCGCCAGCAGAGACCTTGAGCCCTACAGGGAGTCGTCGTCCTCGTCCTCGAACTCGTCCCAGTCCTCTTCCTCTTCCTCGTCGAACTCCTCGTCCTCGAAGTCCTCGTCTTCCAGATCGTCGTAGTCGCCCAGGTAGCCGAGCGTGAGAGGCTCGGTATCGGTCACCTCCAGCTCTTCACCACAAGCCTGACAGGTGATCTCGTCGCCGACGTCCACCGCGCCGCTCACTCTCACGTTCGCTCCACACTCAGGGCACTTTGCAGCTCTCATGGCGCTGCCTCCTTCCCGAAGTCAACGTCCACAGGTGAGACCATCTCGATATAATCCAGGCCCGACGATTGCGCAAAACGGAGCCTGGGGCCCTGCTCGCCTGGCCCCGCCCCGGAACGGGCCTACCCGACCATGGACCCACCAGCCCCCAACCACCGGTTGAGAAAGGCAAGACCGCCCTGCAGATCTATCTCGTGCCCGCCCTCGTGCAGGTCTAGCTCGATGCGTTCTCCCAGTCCCAGCCTGCGGTAGTGCTGGACCGATCGCTCGAACTCCTCCACCACAAGAGGCCACCAGGCGATGCCATCGCCCTTACCCGTCTGCACCTGCACCGGCCGTGGGCATATGAGGGAGACCAGATCGCTATCGCCGAACTCCCTCAGCCAGCCGGGAATAAAGACGTATTCCTCCTCCGTGGAGAGGAAGCAGCTGTAGCGAGGGTCGTCCACCACCATCTTCCTGACCCGGTCGTTGAACCAGGCGGTCACCACTGCGGCCTTGAGTCGAGGCTCGAGAGGCAGGGTGAACATGGTGTAGGCGCCTCCGAGGCTTATTCCCCACATGGCCGTCCTCTCGAAGTCGAGGTCGTCCCGGGTTTCCAGATAGTCCAGGAGCAACGAGGTGCGAGCCACCTCCAGCCCCCACAGCGTCCCACCCAGCATCAGGCAGAGGCGGTTCAACCTGGACCTGGGCCTGACCTCGGTGACGTTCATGGGGGCCAACACTGCGTATCCAGCCTCCACCAGCCGTCGGCCATAGGCGTGATACACGTTGCCGGGATCGTCGAACCCGAACACTCGCTCTGGGGAGGACCCGATACCGTGCTGGGCTACCACCAGCGGATGGGGTGGCCGCCCTTGCTTCGGCAGCCCCAGAACCGCCCGCGCTCTGAGCTCGCCCAAGAACGGAAGGGTGAGCCATCGGGCTTGGACCAGATCGTCCTCCAGGAAGGGCGACCACTCCGGCTGGGGCGCGGGCTGCGGGCGGGTGAAGTGGCCGATGGCGGCCAGCCACCGCTCCCGATTGGGTTGCACCGACTCCAGATAGGCCTCCACCGAGCTGTAGTCGCGCTGCCACAGCTTCGCCTGCCTCTCGGGCAAGGCCAGTGACTCGCCCCGCAGGTAGTCCTCCACCTCGTGGCGAAGCAATCTCTGCCGATCGGCCACGGTGCGGGTCACCTCCGCAT encodes the following:
- a CDS encoding Gfo/Idh/MocA family oxidoreductase, with amino-acid sequence MLRVGIIGYGGRVSNMAKRLGQYSIPYRVAAIADPRWEEIAAQGDPFLEGTEFFDNADEMLASTALDGVMVGTRCRLHTEMACKVAPYRLPLFLEKPVAITFEQLKQLDETFRGYPAPTVISFPLRVSPLLQMVKEIVDAGTIGSVEHVIAFNDVPYGEHYFCRWYRDYNEMGGLFLQKATHDLDYIHYLMGQRPKILCAMKAQRVYGGREDKPFDLKCTDCEEWETCPESPYNLYYQRYQGSEVDTDSPRMCLFSKDIKNEDINNVIIEYENGAQCSYTQNVFARHKAARRGARLYGYKGTIHFDWYENAIHVYKHQSPVEETIRPTGDMSHFGGDRELCLDFLRAMRDGAPSRSPMEAGILSALTCLWARESAETHRYCEVVMPA
- a CDS encoding amino acid ABC transporter ATP-binding protein gives rise to the protein MNARRNGGPIIQVQDVHKRFPGGVHALRGVTTSVDAGEVVVIIGPSGSGKSTLLRCINHLESIDSGTIVVDGMQLTDRAADINKIRAEVGMVFQSFNLFPHLTALDNITLAQRVVRKRNPKEARDIALDLLQKVGIPEKADVYPDKLSGGQQQRVAIARALAMQPKIMLFDEPTSALDPEMIKEVLDVMLDLASEGMTMVVVTHEMGFARAAARRIIFMDEGRVVEENTPDGLYHEPKHERTKLFLGRILQH
- a CDS encoding ABC transporter permease, which encodes MTRYVAQRLVMLVPVLLGITVVTFAMLRLIPGDPCRVMLGERATDQMCAAFNERMGFDDPLHVQFYRYVTSILRGDLGTSVKTGQSVVSELADRLPMTFELTLASMFVAVTVGMSAGFLAALRRGSAVDLATMAVANIGVSMPIFWLGLILMFVFAFRLQWLPPSGRTTVGVQLTPLAAAWGLPDSAPGWTRGLLDFISGFYLLSTLLTGNLRGFWDTVKHLALPAMALSTIPMSIIARMTRSSLLEVLGQDYVRTARAKGLPHRMVLLRHAMKNALLPVVTTIGLEFGYLLGGAFLTETVFSLPGVGRLVVDRILARDYPIVQGAVLVIAAVFVFVNLLVDLTYAWIDPRIHYD
- a CDS encoding ABC transporter permease subunit, whose amino-acid sequence is MTTKSLSKAPALERPRTAATAIFGWTDSVPWWVLVLVGLGILVLLFVLSPARVDVLREVPAARTPAGGTLTYTLEVRNAGPAEAVRLVLTEQLPAGMELISAVPAPTRQEGAQVVWELAPLKGGRTTVIQVEVATRVAGQAAELMREAAVDVSWTTVSVDILQFLAIGARVTILVTLYSFMLAVILGLIAGLGRVSKQPAGFSSVLRSDYAPKGAVRVVAGLGIYLVGTRFVSALPPLSPALGSALAVVLYLAPRVLHPYTVSTVYVEVFRGVPMLVQVLYLGFVIRPFVKGFLSEALGSNVDFSEFNAAVLGLGLGYGAYIAEVFRAGIQSIHRGQMEAARSLGMSYAQAMRYIILPQAIRRVLPPLANDGVALLKDSSFVSVLSVADLTRQGRLYMSRTYRAFESWNMVAVSYLVLTFLLSGLARALERRMSRDER
- a CDS encoding transporter substrate-binding domain-containing protein, whose protein sequence is MSRRGRVLCALVLIVTVMGLAQCGGAPTEAPPEAVATDTPAAPAAEGFGTIRVGTEAAYPPFENKDESGNIVGFDIDLMNAIAERAGFEVEYVDTPFDGIFVALQSGEFDAVISAATITSERAQIVDFSDPYFDAGLALVVRADSPYQAAEDLEGQPIGVQLGTTGDMEATDRYGEENVRRYDDVLLAFQALISGDVEGVVNDLPVTEGYMANNPESNLRLIPGMLTSEQYGIAVNKSRPELLAAINQALAEIKADGTYDEIYSKWITAPAAEEPAGVADVCGGVGNLKDVVAVDEYTVRIELCNPDPALPYKVAFGAMAFHSPANLEKYGGGGELGVNPVGTGPYVLQEWVRDDHITLVANPNYWGEPPKTPTLVMRPVVEAAARFLELQAGTVDIINNLGTDDFPVAEADPNIQVLERPPFNIGYLWMNRDVEKFSDQRVRQAVAMCLDRQALLDAFYPPASLVAEQFMPPGLLGHTEGLTWYPRDVEMARGLLAEAGYPDGLDATLSLREVARGYLPEPSKVAEAIQAQLAECGVRVTIDVVESGAFLDGAAAGDFEMGLLGWLADYPDPTNWLDFHFMGTGAGDQFGQPFPDIVELLTQAARLPDPAERQPLYDQVNELLKEYAVMVPIAHGGSAMAASADVEGLLASPLNTEVYAPVSKPGADTLIYAKNGDAISLDCTDETDGESFEVCSQIFDGLLEFIPGTTEVRPALATSYDVNEDATQWVFTLRQGVTFSDGTPFNADAVVINFQRQWDPENPLHVGRTGEFYYFATFFGGFKGD
- a CDS encoding ABC transporter permease translates to MSQASPPYPAASVARSEGREQVRTPTRDALRHLRRNPVAIAGGAILGLLLLTALLAPVIAPYSPTAQTLSARNAPPSAEHILGLDALGRDVLSRVMYGARISLFIGFFTVGGALIVGTLVGAVAGYVGGRTDDLLMRLMDIMLAFPSLLLAIGVVAILGRGLMNALYAIAFVSIPVYARIARASILSVKELDYVEAARAIGAGPGRILFRVVLPNSLTPLIVQATLGIGTAILEAAALSFIGLGAQAPQPEWGLMLAQHRNLVFTAPHTVFFPGLAIMLTVLGFNLLGDGLRDALDPRLRT